One genomic region from Methanomassiliicoccales archaeon encodes:
- a CDS encoding SMC family ATPase, with protein sequence MELRNYRKFRQAAVEFPEGIVGIIGRNGSGKSSLVEAIAWAIYGNEGSIVRTGKEGVKFSGAWPNEDCSVTLEFELEGESYRLQRIMKGQRNALDASLTVNGKLLAKGDTAVTDAMIERLGMDHRAFFVSVFAKQKDLNALSSLRAEERRKLVRRMLEVDVLDKVVTEIDKDARLIESELKGLQASLVQSDGGMKHPSLLLNLEAVEISRKKLRSEMEELRTQLISFESKVEEKKGDRSLISAIQERYRSARDDLMRKEMELKAQERSEAELEGELRSLGEKKEELARLRPIKEEYEKAVQEKEKFENVLRSYEERKGIQARLSVVDRDRLRIEEDCKRTAIELEELKDPSGHLASVEKNLSEFLEQAKDRSEGAKGKESEARRLQREMDALKKKMEEISRLGPESCCPTCERRMGDQHSSLLTKLGQELSGKSAERKQLDLERSGLQTQAEQSMQRAKALEERRKKLVADREREVELLSRLRERTAQRSQLEVEREGLLRRANEIGEIDFDEARYLQLKGSLTKLRAAADRCQELKAQVQRTTELEKALKNARTILEVLRQEARSTTTKVESIGYHEGDLERAQSEVDGAADAAMLKSKEIARKQAELSGKENEAAAIRGQLEEVEAIERRTSAGTRKLQEQSALSDAMRVFRSEVIARITPALSQISSKLFQELTESKYAGMELNDEYEIEVLDGGKKYPLDRFSGGEADLANLCLRLAISKMISERSGNALNFLILDEIFGSQDQVRKRNIVNAFDQLSKQFSQIVLITHVEDMKDLINGAILVREKEDGSSEVLVTS encoded by the coding sequence ATGGAGCTGCGCAACTACCGCAAGTTCCGCCAGGCCGCGGTGGAGTTCCCCGAAGGCATCGTAGGGATCATCGGCCGCAACGGTTCAGGCAAATCGTCGCTGGTGGAGGCGATCGCCTGGGCCATCTACGGCAACGAAGGCAGCATCGTCCGCACCGGCAAGGAAGGGGTCAAGTTCTCCGGAGCCTGGCCCAACGAGGACTGCTCCGTGACCCTGGAATTCGAGCTGGAGGGTGAGAGCTACCGTCTGCAGCGCATCATGAAGGGGCAGAGGAACGCGCTCGATGCCTCTTTGACCGTGAACGGCAAGCTACTGGCGAAAGGAGATACCGCAGTAACAGACGCCATGATCGAGAGGCTGGGCATGGACCATCGCGCCTTCTTCGTTTCGGTGTTCGCCAAACAGAAAGATCTGAACGCACTGAGCTCGTTGCGCGCTGAGGAACGCAGGAAGCTGGTGCGCCGCATGCTGGAAGTGGACGTGCTCGACAAGGTGGTCACTGAGATCGACAAGGACGCCCGGCTCATAGAGAGCGAGCTCAAAGGGCTGCAGGCCTCCCTCGTCCAATCCGATGGAGGGATGAAGCACCCATCGCTCCTCCTGAACCTGGAGGCGGTCGAGATATCGCGCAAGAAGCTGAGATCCGAGATGGAAGAGCTGAGGACGCAGCTCATCTCCTTTGAATCGAAGGTCGAAGAGAAGAAAGGGGATCGCTCTCTTATCTCTGCCATCCAGGAACGCTATCGCTCCGCCCGCGACGACCTGATGCGCAAGGAGATGGAACTGAAGGCACAGGAGCGATCCGAAGCGGAGCTGGAAGGAGAGCTTCGCTCCTTGGGCGAGAAGAAGGAGGAGCTGGCCAGGCTTCGCCCTATCAAGGAGGAATATGAGAAGGCGGTGCAGGAGAAGGAGAAGTTCGAGAACGTCCTGCGCTCCTACGAGGAGAGGAAGGGCATCCAGGCAAGGCTGAGCGTCGTGGACCGGGACCGGCTGCGCATCGAGGAGGACTGCAAGAGGACAGCGATCGAGCTCGAGGAGCTGAAGGACCCATCCGGCCACCTTGCTAGCGTGGAGAAGAATCTCAGCGAGTTCCTGGAACAGGCCAAGGACCGGTCGGAGGGTGCCAAGGGAAAGGAGAGCGAGGCCCGCCGCCTCCAAAGGGAGATGGATGCGCTGAAAAAGAAGATGGAAGAGATCTCCCGGCTGGGGCCGGAGAGCTGTTGTCCCACCTGCGAACGGCGGATGGGGGACCAGCATTCATCCCTCCTGACCAAGCTTGGTCAGGAACTGAGCGGCAAGAGCGCCGAGCGGAAGCAGTTGGACCTAGAGAGATCTGGCCTGCAGACGCAGGCCGAGCAATCGATGCAAAGGGCCAAGGCCCTGGAAGAGAGGAGGAAGAAGCTGGTCGCAGACCGGGAAAGAGAGGTGGAACTGCTATCCCGGTTGCGGGAGCGGACCGCTCAACGCTCACAACTGGAGGTGGAGAGGGAGGGGCTGCTGCGCAGAGCGAACGAGATAGGGGAGATCGATTTTGACGAAGCTAGATACCTGCAGCTCAAAGGCAGCTTGACCAAGCTCAGGGCGGCCGCGGACCGGTGCCAGGAACTGAAGGCGCAGGTACAGCGCACTACCGAGCTGGAGAAGGCGCTGAAGAACGCAAGAACGATTCTGGAGGTCCTCAGACAAGAGGCTAGATCCACCACTACCAAGGTCGAGAGCATAGGCTACCACGAGGGCGACCTGGAGCGAGCGCAGTCCGAGGTGGACGGAGCGGCCGATGCTGCCATGCTCAAGAGCAAGGAGATCGCCCGAAAGCAGGCGGAGCTCTCGGGCAAGGAGAACGAGGCCGCGGCGATCCGAGGGCAATTGGAGGAAGTGGAAGCTATCGAGAGGAGAACCTCCGCCGGCACCAGGAAGCTTCAGGAGCAGAGCGCGCTCAGCGATGCCATGCGGGTCTTCAGGTCGGAGGTCATCGCCCGCATCACCCCCGCGCTCTCCCAGATATCCTCCAAGCTGTTCCAAGAGCTGACCGAATCCAAGTACGCGGGCATGGAGCTGAACGACGAATACGAGATCGAGGTCCTGGACGGGGGAAAGAAGTATCCATTGGACCGCTTCTCCGGGGGCGAAGCAGACCTGGCCAATCTCTGCCTGCGCCTGGCCATATCCAAGATGATCAGCGAGCGTTCCGGGAACGCCCTCAACTTCCTCATCCTGGACGAGATCTTCGGGTCCCAGGACCAGGTGCGCAAGCGCAACATCGTGAACGCGTTCGATCAGCTCTCCAAGCAGTTCAGCCAGATCGTGCTGATCACCCATGTGGAGGATATGAAGGACCTCATAAACGGCGCCATCCTGGTGCGGGAGAAGGAGGATGGCTCGAGCGAGGTCCTGGTCACGAGTTGA
- a CDS encoding exonuclease SbcCD subunit D, with protein sequence MRIAHVSDTHLGYSAFGRVDEQSGLNLREVDFYRAFEECVDKVVRLKPDALLHSGDLFDSVRPSNRALSFALDQFARVSQAGIPVVVIAGNHSTPKLRETGSVFKVFEHLKDVHPVFKGEYESIELGGLMVHALPHCEGEVLQREAEKMRPSDSHLNVGMMHVGIASIQDFRMGEFNELMLPVSALNEKLDYIALGHYHGFVHVTRNATYSGSTERLSFSEARDKKGFVMVDLAKGKKEFVPLRSRPMLDLPLIDAKRKDADELRQELKNEIESQELEGKLVRLIVRNVASPVYRAIDHTWLRSATAKAMHFDARFEVVQEGVSLQSASTYIDSLEKEFVSFLDHYPVEKADKERLRSKGLEYLQRGLEESD encoded by the coding sequence ATGAGGATCGCCCACGTCTCCGACACGCATTTGGGCTACTCGGCCTTCGGCAGAGTGGACGAGCAGTCCGGGCTGAACCTGCGGGAGGTGGATTTCTATCGGGCGTTCGAGGAATGCGTGGACAAGGTCGTTCGGCTCAAGCCGGACGCCCTCCTGCACTCGGGCGACCTGTTCGATTCCGTGCGCCCGTCGAATCGAGCTTTGTCGTTCGCTCTCGATCAGTTCGCGCGCGTCTCCCAGGCGGGCATCCCGGTGGTGGTCATCGCCGGGAACCACTCCACTCCGAAGTTGCGGGAGACCGGTAGCGTGTTCAAGGTCTTCGAGCACTTGAAGGACGTCCATCCGGTGTTCAAGGGCGAATATGAGAGCATCGAGCTGGGCGGGCTGATGGTGCACGCCCTGCCCCACTGCGAAGGGGAGGTGCTGCAAAGGGAAGCGGAGAAGATGAGACCATCCGACTCGCACCTGAACGTGGGCATGATGCATGTCGGCATCGCAAGCATCCAGGATTTCCGCATGGGGGAGTTCAACGAGCTGATGCTGCCCGTCTCCGCTTTGAACGAGAAACTGGACTACATTGCGCTCGGCCATTATCACGGCTTCGTGCACGTGACCAGGAACGCTACCTACTCTGGCTCGACGGAGCGGCTCTCTTTCTCAGAGGCGCGGGACAAGAAAGGCTTCGTCATGGTTGACCTGGCGAAGGGCAAGAAGGAGTTCGTGCCCCTGCGCTCTCGTCCCATGCTCGATCTTCCGCTCATCGACGCCAAGAGGAAGGACGCGGACGAGCTGCGTCAGGAACTGAAAAATGAGATCGAATCACAAGAGCTGGAGGGCAAGCTGGTCCGCCTGATAGTGAGGAACGTGGCATCGCCGGTCTACCGGGCGATCGACCATACCTGGCTCCGCTCCGCAACCGCCAAGGCCATGCACTTCGACGCCCGCTTCGAGGTGGTGCAGGAGGGCGTCTCCCTTCAGAGCGCCAGCACCTACATCGATTCGCTGGAGAAGGAGTTCGTCTCCTTCCTGGATCATTATCCAGTGGAGAAGGCTGACAAGGAGAGACTGCGCAGCAAAGGCCTGGAGTATCTGCAAAGGGGGCTGGAAGAATCCGATTGA
- a CDS encoding cation:proton antiporter — protein MDNSTHMLLEIALILVIAGISSVVFTKLRFPAVIGYLAAGMILGPRGIGSVLQFDMDTIDFLANLGIVLLMFSIGLEFNLNRLRKIGSFAILAGGVEVCAMLGIGYSLGHAMGYSFVESIFMGAILSISSTAVILSVLKELGKLKEEYVESLIGVLIVEDLAAVILLTMTSPLLTGQVPRLSATITILVVILLFIGFSLVLGLAVVPKLIDRVDRGYSSETLLLVALGLSFGMALVADQIGLSVAIGSFIMGVIIGHARAHLHVEQKVAPIKEMFLAVFFVSIGMLVQPLLVLKNIVPAIVIALVFILGKMFAVTLGSYISNLPVRTSFLAGASMVAMGEFSFIIAKQGSEAGALTDAFYSAVIGAALITMVLLPVCVNRAPKWFNWFVTHTPKGVLGTMRVIEGVRMDVRRRLALSAEKRKQIRRELFWIFVDLIIIVLISFLSSVLLAFSLVLDPIARAIGIIPSVLALVITIALSMPVVISMVNKMRNVVRLLAASVLDTRSYQVLSGTLVYRMLKKLVRLFVVVVILLAIVPFAYVFDQYQSWLVLIFVLIGVLLGYLLWDFFHSGYMRLQDALAANIVEGQEEKRS, from the coding sequence ATGGACAATAGCACGCACATGTTGCTCGAGATCGCGCTCATCCTGGTCATCGCTGGCATCTCGTCAGTGGTGTTCACCAAGCTCCGCTTTCCCGCGGTCATCGGCTACCTCGCGGCGGGAATGATTCTCGGTCCGCGAGGCATCGGATCGGTGCTGCAGTTCGACATGGACACCATCGATTTCCTGGCCAACCTGGGCATCGTGCTGCTCATGTTCTCCATCGGACTGGAGTTCAACCTGAACCGCCTGCGCAAGATCGGCTCCTTCGCCATCCTGGCCGGGGGGGTGGAGGTGTGCGCGATGCTGGGCATCGGTTACTCGTTGGGCCACGCCATGGGCTACTCCTTCGTGGAATCGATCTTCATGGGGGCGATACTCTCCATAAGCTCCACCGCCGTCATTCTCAGCGTGCTAAAAGAACTGGGCAAGCTGAAGGAGGAGTACGTGGAATCGCTCATCGGCGTTCTCATCGTGGAGGACCTGGCGGCGGTCATCCTGCTCACCATGACCTCTCCTCTTCTCACCGGGCAAGTGCCCCGGCTCTCCGCCACCATCACCATCCTGGTGGTGATCCTGCTCTTCATCGGCTTCTCCCTCGTGCTCGGTCTGGCGGTCGTGCCGAAGCTGATCGACCGGGTGGACCGGGGCTACAGTAGCGAAACGCTCTTGTTGGTGGCGCTGGGACTGTCATTCGGCATGGCATTGGTGGCGGACCAGATCGGGCTCTCCGTGGCCATAGGTTCCTTCATCATGGGCGTGATCATTGGACATGCCAGGGCGCATCTGCACGTGGAGCAGAAGGTAGCGCCCATCAAGGAGATGTTCCTGGCCGTGTTCTTCGTCTCCATCGGCATGCTCGTCCAGCCATTGCTGGTGCTGAAGAACATCGTTCCCGCTATCGTCATCGCTCTGGTGTTCATCTTGGGCAAGATGTTCGCGGTCACCCTGGGATCCTATATCTCTAACCTGCCTGTGCGAACGTCCTTCCTGGCAGGTGCGAGCATGGTGGCCATGGGTGAGTTCTCCTTCATCATCGCCAAACAAGGCAGCGAGGCAGGGGCGCTCACCGACGCTTTCTACTCCGCTGTCATAGGGGCGGCGCTCATCACCATGGTTCTCCTTCCGGTGTGCGTCAACCGCGCTCCCAAGTGGTTCAACTGGTTCGTCACGCACACTCCCAAAGGCGTCCTCGGCACCATGCGCGTCATCGAAGGCGTGCGCATGGACGTGCGAAGACGATTGGCATTGTCCGCTGAGAAACGCAAGCAGATCCGCCGGGAGCTCTTCTGGATCTTCGTGGACCTGATCATCATAGTGCTCATCTCGTTCCTGAGCAGCGTGCTTCTGGCTTTCAGCTTGGTGCTCGACCCGATCGCGCGCGCCATCGGTATCATCCCTTCGGTGCTGGCACTGGTAATCACCATCGCCCTATCGATGCCGGTGGTGATCAGCATGGTGAACAAGATGCGCAACGTCGTCAGACTGCTGGCGGCCAGCGTCCTGGACACCAGATCCTACCAGGTCTTAAGCGGCACCCTGGTCTACCGCATGCTGAAGAAGTTGGTGCGGCTCTTCGTGGTGGTGGTGATACTGCTCGCCATCGTGCCCTTCGCCTATGTGTTCGATCAATACCAGTCATGGTTGGTGCTCATCTTCGTGCTCATCGGCGTCCTCCTCGGCTACCTGCTCTGGGACTTCTTCCATTCTGGGTACATGCGGCTGCAGGATGCGCTGGCTGCGAACATCGTCGAAGGCCAGGAAGAGAAACGGTCCTAG
- the dph5 gene encoding diphthine synthase: MGTFKHRDRTVNGMGELVFVGLGLSSVQDMSLRALEVLRGCDLVFAEFYTSKLIDSNVDELSRLIGKEVKVLERMDVEEGEEVIEAARSRKVAFVTAGDTMAATTHVDMRLRAMEEGISTSLVHGVSIFTACAAAFGLQPYKFGRTITLPFPEKNFLPASPYENILENKKRGLHSLVLLDIREAEDRFMSASEGVQWLLDAEKRLGGGLMQADSIVCAAARVGSPTEKLVAGYAAEVVKIDLGPPLHTLVVPGKLHFMEAEALVKMAGAPPEIIKE, from the coding sequence TTGGGAACCTTCAAGCACAGGGACCGCACGGTGAATGGCATGGGCGAATTGGTATTTGTCGGTTTAGGGCTGAGCAGCGTCCAGGACATGAGCCTAAGGGCGCTCGAGGTTCTCAGGGGATGTGATCTGGTATTCGCGGAGTTCTACACCTCCAAGCTGATCGATTCGAACGTCGACGAGCTCTCGCGCTTGATCGGAAAGGAGGTCAAGGTCCTGGAGCGGATGGACGTGGAGGAGGGAGAGGAGGTCATCGAGGCCGCCCGTTCCAGGAAGGTGGCGTTCGTCACCGCCGGGGACACCATGGCGGCCACGACGCACGTGGACATGAGGCTGAGGGCGATGGAGGAGGGCATTTCCACCTCCCTCGTGCACGGGGTCTCGATATTCACCGCCTGCGCCGCCGCGTTCGGCCTGCAGCCCTATAAATTCGGGCGAACCATCACCCTGCCCTTCCCAGAGAAGAATTTCTTGCCCGCCAGCCCGTACGAGAACATCCTGGAGAACAAGAAGCGAGGGTTGCATTCGCTCGTGCTCCTGGACATCCGGGAGGCGGAGGATCGCTTCATGTCCGCTTCGGAAGGCGTGCAATGGCTCTTGGATGCGGAGAAGAGACTGGGAGGCGGATTGATGCAGGCAGACAGCATCGTATGCGCCGCCGCCCGCGTCGGTTCGCCGACGGAGAAGCTCGTGGCCGGCTATGCTGCGGAAGTGGTCAAGATTGACCTGGGTCCGCCGTTGCATACCCTGGTCGTCCCGGGTAAGCTGCATTTCATGGAGGCGGAGGCGTTGGTCAAGATGGCCGGGGCGCCGCCCGAGATCATCAAAGAATGA
- a CDS encoding class I SAM-dependent methyltransferase family protein, giving the protein MKVPKGEGESVRKILLESGLLDISLKVRRVDDHILFPLLSAEVGRLDHEVLEEDFEERSVAEADFARLAHVPEQLRDLIPSSFDVIGDVAIMKLPEELLPYSKEVGGALKQAFPRLRTIALDKGVKGELRVRDLEVIAGDEVLETVHTEYGIKLLVDPSKVYFNPRLANERMRVASLVHDDEVVLDMFAGVGPFAIMIARHANPSIIFAVDLNADAISYMRRNIELNKADKVMAIEGDAKEVIFELPNVDRIVMNLPHSAMDFFPDALTKLNFGGTIHLYHICERDDIDRVLDELLTRARGMGAMVELVRQEELKTYSPSMSVYSLDLVLSKWC; this is encoded by the coding sequence TTGAAGGTTCCCAAGGGAGAAGGGGAGTCGGTTCGTAAAATACTTTTAGAGAGCGGGCTGCTGGACATCTCTCTGAAGGTCAGGCGGGTCGACGATCACATTCTTTTCCCTCTCCTGTCTGCCGAGGTGGGCAGGCTTGACCACGAGGTCCTGGAGGAGGATTTCGAGGAGAGGAGCGTGGCAGAGGCGGACTTCGCTCGCCTTGCACACGTCCCGGAGCAGCTGAGAGATCTCATCCCTTCCTCGTTCGACGTCATCGGGGACGTGGCGATTATGAAGCTGCCAGAGGAGCTGCTTCCTTATTCTAAAGAGGTCGGGGGAGCGCTGAAGCAGGCGTTCCCTAGGCTGCGCACCATCGCATTGGACAAAGGGGTGAAAGGCGAGCTCCGGGTGAGGGACCTGGAGGTGATCGCTGGGGACGAAGTGCTGGAGACCGTGCACACGGAATACGGCATCAAGTTGCTCGTCGACCCATCTAAGGTCTATTTCAATCCCCGGCTGGCGAATGAGCGCATGCGCGTCGCCTCTCTTGTCCACGACGACGAAGTGGTCCTGGACATGTTCGCTGGCGTGGGACCTTTCGCCATAATGATCGCTCGGCACGCGAATCCAAGCATCATCTTCGCCGTCGATCTCAACGCGGACGCGATATCCTACATGAGGCGCAACATCGAGCTCAACAAGGCGGACAAGGTCATGGCCATCGAGGGCGATGCCAAGGAGGTCATCTTCGAACTGCCGAACGTGGACCGCATCGTCATGAACCTGCCGCACTCCGCCATGGACTTCTTCCCCGATGCGCTCACCAAGCTCAACTTCGGAGGCACCATCCACCTCTACCACATCTGCGAGCGCGACGATATCGATCGAGTGCTGGACGAGCTGCTCACTCGGGCAAGAGGAATGGGCGCGATGGTGGAACTGGTGAGGCAGGAAGAGCTGAAGACCTACTCGCCGTCGATGAGCGTCTACTCACTTGACCTTGTCCTTAGCAAGTGGTGCTAG
- the dcd gene encoding dCTP deaminase, translated as MCILADHEILARMKEGTLRIRDYHEGSLTPNGYDLRIAELSLPELGISFKEGKAKVPPKAMFYVSTVEYVELPDDLAAQLWTRTSWIRKGILVGLGKIDAGFHGTLTFAGFNASSVEVEIPIGSRFVQMCFETMHSKVQMTYEKRSGNYQGQKGIILAPLAKDKVK; from the coding sequence ATGTGCATCCTCGCCGACCACGAGATCCTGGCAAGAATGAAGGAGGGCACGCTCCGGATCCGCGACTATCACGAAGGCTCGCTCACGCCCAATGGCTACGATCTCAGGATCGCGGAGCTCTCGCTGCCCGAGCTTGGGATCTCGTTCAAAGAAGGCAAGGCCAAGGTGCCGCCCAAGGCCATGTTCTATGTCTCGACCGTGGAATATGTCGAACTGCCGGACGACCTGGCGGCGCAGCTCTGGACTCGAACGTCGTGGATCAGAAAAGGAATATTGGTCGGGCTGGGCAAGATCGATGCTGGCTTCCATGGAACGCTTACCTTCGCAGGCTTCAACGCCTCCAGCGTGGAGGTGGAGATACCTATTGGCTCTCGCTTCGTGCAAATGTGCTTCGAGACCATGCACTCCAAGGTGCAGATGACCTATGAGAAGCGAAGCGGCAACTACCAGGGGCAGAAAGGCATCATCCTAGCACCACTTGCTAAGGACAAGGTCAAGTGA
- a CDS encoding ABC transporter substrate-binding protein codes for MESSKRMIIIAIAVVGILVTAGLVVLVGNKPASGENFNVTMTDALGRKVNLTHQPERIVSCAPEITELVYAMGQGSKLVGVTGYCDYPQDVVDRKAAQTVKDIGGFSTPKAEEIVDLTPDLVLVTASMSQHVELANQLEGLGLSVVALYEGATINRVYDNIRLVGSALKMEGQAASLVGEMQKKITAIQGKIDWAKPQAKVFFAVWLEPIYTAGAGTFIGEVVQFAGGANAMASYPGWAMVSKEDVIAASPDIIFVSGTMMEMTPEQIITSMETDPVWSMTPAVQNHKVFVVTNQGENVFVRQSVRIVEAIQLMAEVLQPSAFGANVPNIIGSEYQDYLTPLTSSSGPAADVQSVALAVPIKWE; via the coding sequence TTGGAATCATCGAAGCGTATGATCATCATCGCCATCGCGGTCGTGGGCATCCTTGTGACCGCGGGCTTGGTCGTGCTCGTGGGCAACAAGCCTGCGTCGGGAGAGAACTTCAACGTCACCATGACCGACGCTCTGGGACGCAAGGTCAACCTGACGCACCAGCCGGAGCGCATCGTCTCCTGTGCTCCTGAGATCACCGAGCTGGTCTATGCCATGGGGCAGGGAAGCAAGCTGGTCGGCGTGACGGGGTATTGTGACTACCCTCAGGATGTAGTGGACAGAAAGGCGGCCCAGACCGTCAAGGATATCGGGGGATTCTCCACGCCCAAGGCAGAGGAGATCGTCGACCTCACCCCTGACCTGGTGCTCGTGACCGCCTCGATGTCGCAGCACGTCGAACTGGCGAATCAGCTTGAGGGTCTCGGTCTGTCGGTCGTCGCCCTTTACGAGGGAGCGACGATCAACCGCGTCTACGACAATATCCGCCTGGTCGGTTCCGCTCTTAAGATGGAAGGACAGGCGGCGAGCCTGGTGGGCGAGATGCAGAAGAAGATCACCGCCATCCAGGGGAAGATCGACTGGGCCAAGCCTCAGGCGAAGGTGTTCTTTGCGGTTTGGCTGGAACCAATCTACACTGCCGGTGCTGGAACGTTCATAGGCGAAGTGGTGCAGTTCGCCGGAGGCGCGAACGCGATGGCCTCCTACCCCGGCTGGGCAATGGTCTCCAAGGAGGACGTGATCGCGGCTTCACCAGACATCATCTTCGTTAGCGGCACCATGATGGAGATGACCCCCGAACAGATCATCACCAGCATGGAGACCGACCCAGTGTGGAGCATGACCCCCGCGGTGCAGAACCACAAGGTGTTCGTGGTGACGAATCAGGGTGAGAACGTGTTCGTCCGACAGAGCGTGCGCATCGTGGAGGCGATCCAGCTCATGGCGGAGGTCCTGCAGCCCTCGGCGTTCGGGGCGAACGTGCCCAACATCATAGGGAGCGAGTATCAGGATTACCTAACACCCCTAACCTCTTCCAGCGGCCCGGCTGCCGATGTCCAATCGGTAGCTCTGGCCGTTCCGATCAAATGGGAGTGA
- a CDS encoding iron ABC transporter permease yields MNGSTVKSSKMKLALILVVGSVTLFLLFILSLVVGSVDMSFTDALGALWGYITKLGDVSRLTPDEKIVGLLRLPRAVAVVGVGIALSVAGAVMQALIRNPLVDPYITGVSSGAAAGAAVVMLMGITVTGVGLFAVPVAAFIGAIGAFFFTLLLAEASGGRALNYVLAGIVTGTALSSLTSLIMTVSGNQLHGIVFWMFGSFATITTDKALLIIVPTIFLCLIVLVMARELNVILLGHEQAWQLGVDSRSFKRLMMVLTSILTSIAVAFTGIIGFLGLIVPHIGRILVGGDHRLLLPASMILGANVLLVADLVSRTAMQGELPVGAIISLIGAPFFGYLLVRRGRDYAG; encoded by the coding sequence ATGAACGGATCGACCGTCAAGAGCAGCAAAATGAAACTGGCCCTCATCCTCGTAGTGGGGTCGGTGACGCTCTTCCTTCTTTTCATTCTTTCACTAGTTGTCGGTTCAGTGGACATGAGCTTCACTGACGCATTGGGGGCGCTGTGGGGTTACATCACCAAGTTGGGGGATGTCAGTCGGCTCACTCCTGACGAGAAGATAGTTGGTCTATTGCGCCTTCCGCGAGCGGTGGCCGTGGTGGGAGTGGGCATCGCCCTTTCCGTCGCCGGTGCGGTCATGCAGGCGCTCATACGCAATCCGCTGGTCGACCCGTACATCACCGGCGTCTCCTCAGGAGCGGCGGCGGGGGCGGCCGTGGTCATGCTCATGGGCATAACGGTGACAGGGGTGGGGCTGTTCGCCGTTCCGGTGGCCGCGTTCATCGGAGCGATCGGCGCCTTTTTCTTCACATTGCTGCTGGCCGAAGCCTCTGGAGGTAGAGCGCTAAACTACGTGCTGGCGGGCATCGTCACCGGCACCGCTCTCTCCTCGCTCACCTCGCTCATCATGACCGTCAGCGGCAACCAACTTCACGGTATCGTCTTCTGGATGTTCGGCAGCTTCGCCACCATCACCACGGACAAGGCCCTGCTCATCATCGTGCCCACCATCTTCCTCTGTCTCATCGTGCTGGTCATGGCCCGGGAGCTTAACGTCATCCTGCTAGGGCATGAGCAGGCCTGGCAGCTGGGCGTGGATTCGCGCTCCTTCAAACGCCTCATGATGGTGCTCACCTCCATCCTCACTTCCATCGCGGTGGCGTTCACAGGCATCATCGGCTTCCTCGGACTGATCGTCCCGCACATCGGTCGCATCCTGGTCGGAGGGGACCACCGGCTCCTGCTCCCAGCGAGCATGATATTGGGCGCGAACGTGCTGCTGGTGGCGGACCTCGTCTCTCGCACGGCCATGCAGGGCGAGCTGCCCGTCGGGGCGATCATCTCTCTCATCGGGGCGCCGTTCTTCGGCTACCTGCTGGTCAGGAGGGGGCGGGATTATGCCGGATGA
- a CDS encoding ABC transporter ATP-binding protein, producing MPDDKMVIRIEGLEFRYDASRTLDGVAFESNRGEFLGLIGPNGSGKTTLLRCINGLLKADGGVVYLEGRKVSEMKLAEIARVCAGVPTDIPEDFNITVEDYVYLGRYPHVQGLWWEAEKDEKQVDEAIASFELGKLRKRKLFELSSGEKERVMLAKATVQEPKVMLVDEPSAHLDLKYKLEVMEFLHELSRKGITVIVASHDINLLVRYCDRVLIMKEGKVVKCGKPVDVMTEQLIREVYEVEAEVLHHSGEIFALAKRPLR from the coding sequence ATGCCGGATGATAAGATGGTCATCCGCATCGAGGGATTGGAGTTCCGATACGACGCCTCCAGGACCTTGGATGGCGTGGCGTTCGAATCCAACCGAGGGGAGTTCCTCGGTCTCATTGGACCAAACGGTTCAGGAAAGACCACGCTCTTGCGCTGCATAAACGGCCTGCTCAAAGCGGACGGAGGGGTCGTCTACCTCGAAGGAAGAAAAGTGAGCGAGATGAAGCTGGCGGAGATCGCCAGGGTATGCGCTGGCGTCCCCACCGACATCCCGGAGGATTTCAACATCACCGTCGAGGACTACGTCTATCTGGGGCGCTATCCTCACGTGCAAGGTCTGTGGTGGGAAGCGGAGAAGGACGAAAAGCAGGTGGACGAGGCCATCGCCTCTTTCGAGCTGGGGAAGTTGCGCAAGCGCAAGCTCTTCGAGTTGAGCAGCGGCGAGAAGGAGAGGGTGATGTTGGCCAAGGCCACCGTCCAGGAACCGAAGGTCATGCTGGTGGACGAGCCCTCGGCGCATCTGGACCTCAAGTACAAGCTGGAGGTCATGGAGTTCCTGCACGAGCTCTCTCGGAAAGGCATAACGGTCATCGTGGCCTCTCACGACATCAACCTCCTGGTGCGCTACTGCGACCGGGTGCTCATCATGAAAGAGGGGAAGGTGGTCAAGTGCGGCAAGCCAGTGGACGTCATGACGGAGCAGCTCATCCGCGAAGTCTACGAGGTGGAGGCAGAGGTGCTGCATCATTCTGGCGAAATATTCGCCTTGGCGAAAAGGCCTCTGAGGTGA